One genomic segment of Brachionichthys hirsutus isolate HB-005 chromosome 13, CSIRO-AGI_Bhir_v1, whole genome shotgun sequence includes these proteins:
- the sf3b4 gene encoding splicing factor 3B subunit 4, with product MAAGPISERNQDATVYVGGLDEKVSEPLLWELFLQAGPVVNTHMPKDRVTGQHQGYGFVEFLSEEDADYAIKIMNMIKLYGKPIRVNKASAHNKNLDVGANIFIGNLDPEIDEKLLYDTFSAFGVILQTPKIMRDPDTGNSKGYAFINFASFDASDAAIEAMNGQYLCNRPITVSYAFKKDSKGERHGSAAERLLAAQNPLSQADRPHQLFADAPPPPSSQTPVLTAMGSAMSMQGMPPPGFPPVPPPGSMPPSMSMSMNVGAQGGGGGHHPGPPPFPHGNMHPGMPQMPMPPPAPPGMVPPPPAPPGSNQARAPPPPGIPPPPPMGMPPRAPFGPPMGPPVPPGMRGPPPPMPPPGYGAPRPPPFGFQRGPPMPPRPPGVLPRVPMRAPLPP from the exons ATGGCAGCGGGACCGATTTCAGAGAGAAACCAAG ATGCCACCGTCTACGTCGGCGGCTTGGATGAGAAAGTGTCCGAGCCGCTACTGTGGGAGCTTTTCCTACAGGCCGGTCCCGTGGTCAACACACACATGCCGAAAGACCGGGTCACCGGCCAGCATCAAG GTTACGGCTTCGTGGAGTTCCTCAGCGAAGAAGATGCTGACTACGCCATTAAAATCATGAATATGATCAAGCTCTATGGCAAGCCGATCCGAGTAAACAAGGCCTCGGCGCACAACAAGAACCTGGATGTGGGCGCCAACATCTTCATCGGCAACCTCGACCCGGAGATCGACGAGAAGCTGCTCTACGACACGTTCAGCGCCTTCGGCGTGATCCTCCAGACGCCGAAGATCATGCGAGACCCCGACACCGGCAACTCCAAGGGTTACGCGTTCATTAACTTCGCGAGCTTCGACGCGTCCGACGCCGCCATCGAGGCCATGAACGGCCAGTACCTCTGCAACCGGCCCATCACGGTGTCCTACGCCTTCAAGAAGGACTCCAAAGGAGAGCGCCACGGGTCGGCGGCGGAGCGGCTCCTGGCCGCGCAGAACCCGCTGTCCCAGGCCGACAGGCCTCACCAGCTGTTTGCGGACGCTCCGCCTCCGCCGAGTTCTCAGACGCCCGTCCTCACCGCGATGGGATCGGCGATGTCCATGCAAG gcatgcccccccccggcttcccCCCCGTCCCTCCTCCGGGATCGATGCCCCCTTCCATGTCCATGTCTATGAACGTCGGGGcccagggcggcggcggcggacaTCATCCTGGACCGCCGCCCTTCCCCCACGGCAACATGCACCCAG GTATGCCTCAGATGCCCATGCCCCCCCCTGCGCCTCCAGGCATGGTACCCCCACCGCCGGCTCCCCCAGGATCCAATCAAGCACGAGCACCTCCGCCCCCCGGCATTCCTCCGCCCCCGCCTATGGGCATGCCGCCCAGAGCGCCGTTCGGACCTCCGATGG GCCCACCGGTGCCTCCGGGCATGAGAGGACCTCCTCCTCCAATGCCTCCGCCCGGCTACGGCGCTCCTCGCCCTCCTCCCTTCGGCTTCCAGAGAGGACCCCCGATGCCTCCGCGACCCCCTGGCGTTCTTCCTCGCGTTCCAATGAGGGCGCCGTTGCCGCCGTAA
- the lix1l gene encoding LIX1-like protein, with protein MESSLIPESIRPQRLQPGIGLGLGLGPTGTFRSSLRPGVTVPIAPLLPSPASLAASSGPPPPPPPLQLHSLYGGGGGVGAGLGPGAGGHCNPGNPAVLKEAVEAVVRSFAKHTQGYGRVNVVEALQEFWQMKLTRGADLRNGALVVYEMVPSNSPPYVCYVSLPGGSCFGSFQFCPTKAEARRSAAKIALMNSVFNEHPSRRISDDFIEKSVSEALASFNGNREEADNPNTGIGAFRFMLESNKGKSMLEFQELMTVFQLLHWNGSLKAMRERQCSRQEVLAHYSHRALDDDMRTQMAADWVNREQGVAGTTAQELAMTERELEDARLAGRELRFYKEKKDILMLAVGQLGAANAATLPSH; from the exons ATGGAATCTAGCCTAATCCCGGAGAGTATCCGCCCTCAGAGGTTACAGCCCGGGATCGGattgggtctgggtctgggtccgaCCGGGACCTTccgctcctctctccgtccCGGTGTCACGGTCCCCATCGCACCGCTTCTACCCTCCCCGGCCTCTTTAGCCGCTTCGtccgggcctcctcctcctccgccgccgctgcagctccacagcctgtacggcggcggcggaggcgtCGGCGCCGGGCTGGGGCCGGGGGCCGGCGGGCACTGCAACCCGGGGAACCCGGCGGTGCTGAAGGAGGCGGTGGAGGCTGTGGTCCGCAGCTTCGCCAAACACACGCAGGGCTACGGCAGAG TGAATGTGGTCGAAGCTCTGCAGGAGTTCTGGCAGATGAAGCTGACCAGAGGGGCCGACCTGCGGAACGGGGCGCTCGTCGTTTACGAGATGGTGCCGTCCAACAGCCCTCCGTACGTCTGCTATGTCAGCCTTCCTGGTGGCAGCTGCTTCGGGAGTTTCCAG TTCTGTCCCACGAAGGCCGAGGCGCGGCGCAGCGCCGCCAAGATCGCCCTGATGAACTCCGTTTTCAATGAGCATCCTTCCCGTCGCATCTCGGACGACTTCATCGAGAAGAGCGTGAGCGAGGCGCTGGCTTCCTTCAAC GGAAACAGAGAAGAGGCCGACAATCCCAATACAGGAATTGGGGCATTTCGCTTCATGCTCGAGTCCAATAAGGGAAAATCCATGCTGGAGTTCCAG GAGCTGATGACGGTGTTCCAGCTGCTGCACTGGAACGGGAGTCTAAAAGCCATGAGGGAACGACAGTGTTCCCGACAG GAGGTGCTGGCTCACTATTCCCACCGGGCTCTGGATGACGACATGCGCACCCAAATGGCTGCCGACTGGGTGAACCGGGAACAGGGCGTGGCGGGAACCACAGCGCAGGAGCTGGCGATGACGGAGCGAGAACTGGAGGACGCCAGGCTGGCGGGCAGAGAACTGCGTTTttacaaagagaagaaagacaTCCTGATGCTGGCCGTCGGCCAACTCGGCGCCGCCAACGCCGCCACTCTGCCCTCGCACTAA
- the LOC137903506 gene encoding type-4 ice-structuring protein-like, translated as MKSSLIVAVVLFALAQGSLAQEDAAPVFTAQGLTQRLQQLREGLAAQLGSSGDAASGAQQLQSHVETFAAELRGKLATLAAQLQQQAGPLAESVPTEIQAFITKMQKQIEEIVQQATDQAKAIGN; from the exons ATGAAGTCCTCCCTCATCGTCGCAGTCGTTCTGTTCGCTCTGGCTCAAG GAAGCCTGGCGCAAGAAGATGCTGCCCCCGTTTTCACTGCCCAGGGTTTGACTCAGCGACTACAGCAGCTAAGGGAGGGTCTGGCCGCGCAGCTCGGGAGCAGCGGCGACGCGGCGAGCGGGGCTCA gcaaCTCCAGAGCCATGTGGAGACCTTCGCCGCTGAGCTTCGGGGGAAGCTTGCCACTCTCGCCGCTCAACTGCAGCAACAGGCGGGGCCCCTGGCAGAAAGCGTCCCGACCGAGATCCAGGCCTTCATCACCAAGATGCAGAAGCAGATCGAGGAAATCGTTCAGCAGGCGACGGATCAGGCCAAGGCGATCGGCAACTGA
- the LOC137902747 gene encoding polyadenylate-binding protein 1A-like, with product MNPSATSYPMASLYVGDLQQDVTEAMLYEKFSPAGAILSIRVCRDMITRRSLGYAYVNFQQPADAERALDTMNFDVIKGRPLRIMWSQRDPSLRKSGVGNIFIKNLDKSIDNKALYDTFSAFGNILSCKVVCDENGSKGYGFVHFETQEAAERAIDKMNGMLLNDRKVFVGRFKSRKEREAELGARAKEFTNVYVKNFGDDMDDEKLRELFNKYGNAMSIRVMMDDSGKSRGFGFVSFERHEDAQKAVDEMNGKELNGKLIYVGRAQKKVERQTELKRRFEQMKQDRLTRYQGVNLYVKNLDDGIDDERLRKEFLPFGTITSAKVMMEGGRSKGFGFVCFSSPEEATKAVTEMNGRIVATKPLYVALAQRKEERQAHLTNQYMQRMASVRTVPNPVINPYQPAPAAGYFMTAMPPAQNRAAYYPAAGQMAQLRPGPRWAAQGVRQPHFQSMPGAMRASAPRPQTFGPMRPGSQVPRMMSSQRVASQPMVPRTATAPVAPVRGVPQYKYAAGVRNTQQHMTAQTQVGVQQPAAHVQGQEPLTSSILAAAPPQEQKQMLGEHLFPLIHVMHASLAGKITGMLLEIDNSELLHMLESPESLRSKVDEAVAVLQAHQAKEVVQNTVTNSSVVPSV from the exons ATGAACCCCAGCGCTACCAGCTACCCGATGGCCTCCCTGTACGTCGGGGACCTGCAACAGGATGTGACAGAAGCCATGCTATACGAGAAATTCAGCCCGGCCGGAGCTATCCTTTCGATCCGGGTTTGCAGGGATATGATCACCCGGCGGTCCCTCGGCTACGCCTATGTGAACTTTCAGCAACCAGCTGACG CTGAGCGCGCCCTGGACACCATGAACTTTGACGTGATCAAGGGGCGGCCCTTGCGCATCATGTGGTCGCAGCGGGATCCATCGCTGAGAAAAAGTGGCGTTGGGAACATCTTCATCAAAAATCTTGACAAGTCCATTGACAACAAGGCTCTCTACGACACCTTCTCTGCTTTCGGCAACATCCTGTCATGCAAG GTGGTTTGTGATGAGAACGGCTCTAAAGGCTACGGGTTTGTGCATTTTGAGACTCAAGAGGCCGCCGAACGAGCCATTGACAAAATGAACGGCATGCTGCTCAATGACCGGAAAGT ATTTGTGGGTCGCTTCAAATCACGCAAAGAGCGCGAGGCCGAGCTGGGGGCTCGGGCCAAGGAGTTCACCAACGTCTACGTCAAAAACTTTGGCGACGACATGGATGACGAGAAGCTCAGGGAGCTCTTTAATAAATACG GAAACGCAATGAGCATCCGCGTCATGATGGACGACAGCGGAAAGTCTCGCGGTTTCGGGTTCGTCAGCTTTGAGAGGCACGAGGATGCCCAGAAG GCCGTGGATGAGATGAACGGGAAGGAGTTGAACGGCAAGCTGATCTACGTCGGCCGCGCCCAGAAGAAGGTGGAGCGACAGACGGAGCTCAAGCGCAGATTCGAGCAAATGAAACAAGACCGCTTGACCCGCTATcag GGTGTGAATCTGTACGTGAAGAACCTCGATGACGGGATCGACGACGAACGTCTGAGGAAGGAGTTCTTGCCGTTCGGCACCATCACCAGCGCCAAG GTGATGATGGAGGGCGGGCGCAGCAAGGGCTTTGGCTTCGTCTGCTTCTCTTCGCCGGAGGAAGCCACCAAAGCGGTCACGGAGATGAACGGCCGCATCGTGGCCACCAAGCCGCTGTACGTGGCTCTGGCCCAACGCAAAGAGGAGCGCCAAGCCCACCTGACCAACCAGTACATGCAGCGCATGGCCAGCGTGCGCACGGTGCCCAACCCGGTCATCAACCCCTACCAGCCGGCCCCCGCCGCCGGCTATTTCATGACGGCCATGCCCCCGGCCCAGAACCGCGCCGCTTACTACCCGGCCGCTGGACAGATGGCGCAGCTCCGCCCGGGCCCCCGCTGGGCCGCCCAGGGCGTCCGGCAGCCAC ATTTCCAGAGCATGCCAGGAGCCATGCGTGCCTCGGCCCCCCGCCCACAGACCTTCGGCCCCATGCGTCCGGGCTCCCAGGTGCCCCGCATGATGTCCAGCCAGCGTGTCG CAAGCCAGCCCATGGTGCCCCGAACGGCCACTGCGCCGGTTGCTCCTGTGCGAGGAGTCCCTCAGTACAAGTACGCTGCAGGAGTCCGCAACACCCAGCAGCACATGACCGCCCAGACGCAAGTGGGCGTGCAGCAG CCTGCTGCTCATGTTCAGGGACAGGAGCCTCTCACTTCCTCCATTCTGGCTGCAGCTCCACCACAGGAACAGAAGCAGATGCTGG GGGAGCACCTGTTCCCACTGATCCACGTTATGCACGCCAGCCTGGCGGGAAAGATCACCGGCATGCTCCTGGAGATCGACAACTCGGAGCTGCTCCACATGCTGGAGTCCCCGGAGTCCCTCCGCTCAAAG GTGGATGAGGCCGTTGCTGTGCTTCAGGCGCATCAGGCCAAGGAGGTTGTTCAGAATACTGTGACCAATTCATCCGTGGTCCCGAGCGTCTGA
- the LOC137903545 gene encoding 14-3-3 protein zeta/delta-like, translating into MASKDDLITQAKLAEQAERYGDMSSFMKQVAKMERSLCNEDRNLLSVSYKNVVGAMRSSWRMVSSVEIRDDGKREAMVAEYKEKIEAELNGVCKEVLVLLDDCLIPNAASDEGTVFYLKMKGDYLRYMAEVAAAAAKKDLVDLSKVAYEAACEVAEKLASTHPIRLGLALNFSVFYYEIDNDPDKACELAKKAFDQAIVELESNQDESYKDSTLIMQLLRDNLTLWSADNQGEGEAEEPQQQSTVKE; encoded by the exons ATGGCCTCCAAGGATGACCTGATAACGCAAGCCAAATTGGCTGAACAGGCCGAACGCTATGGCGACATGTCTTCATTCATGAAGCAGGTCGCAAAAATGGAACGGAGTCTTTGTAACGAGGATCGCAACCTACTTTCTGTCTCTTACAAGAATGTGGTGGGAGCGATGCGGTCCTCGTGGAGGATGGTATCAAGCGTAGAGATACGTGACGACGGAAAACGGGAAGCAATGGTCGCCGAGTACAAGGAAAAGATTGAGGCGGAGCTCAACGGCGTTTGTAAAGAAGTACTG GTACTGCTCGATGATTGCCTGATCCCCAACGCCGCGTCAGACGAAGGCACAGTCTTCTACCTGAAGATGAAGGGCGACTACTTGCGCTACATGGCCGAGGTGGCCGCTGCTGCGGCGAAGAAAG ATCTCGTCGACCTTTCGAAAGTGGCCTACGAAGCAGCATGTGAGGTCGCCGAGAAACTGGCGTCGACTCATCCCATTCGCCTCGGCCTCGCCCTCAACTTCTCCGTCTTCTATTACGAGATCGACAACGATCCCGATAAGGCTTGCGAACTGGCCAAGAAG GCCTTCGACCAAGCCATCGTCGAACTGGAGAGCAACCAGGATGAGTCCTACAAGGACAGCACCTTGATCATGCAGCTGCTCCGCGACAATCTGACG CTGTGGTCGGCAGACAACCAGGGGGAAGGCGAGGCGGAGGagccgcagcagcagagcaCGGTCAAGGAATGA
- the znf706 gene encoding zinc finger protein 706 — protein MARGHQKIQSQQKNAKKQADLKKAKGHDQKTAAKAALVFSCYVCKSQMPDPKTFKQHFESKHPKSALPPELEGVEA, from the exons ATGGCACGAGGACACCAGAAGATTCAGTCTCAGCAGAAAAACGCCAAGAAACAGGCAGATCTAAAGAAAGCCAAGGGTCACGACCAAAAGACGGCAGCCAAAGCCGCGCTGGTGTTCTCCTGCTACGTGTGCAAG TCCCAGATGCCTGATCCAAAAACCTTCAAGCAGCATTTTGAGAGCAAGCACCCAAAATCTGCCCTCCCGCCCGAGCTGGAGGGAGTGGAGGCGTAG